ACTGTCAAGAAGATGAGAGGACAACATACTGATTCTGGCAAAAGGAAAAAGCTTCAAGCTCtagataaatttatataaatttttttaattggaaTCTTATTCTTCCCCACGTCTGTATCTTATTGAATTTGCTTGTTGACCACTAAGAGGTCTCTCTATCTtcttgaatttgcttataaaagcttgtttaaattttgttaaattagtACGCCTTTCTGAGTCACACTATAATCTTAGTTTTTACAGTTTTGGTCAATGTTTTGAAGGAGAAGAGTCAATGCGTCTGTTTTTGACGAGGGAAGTGGAAGAAAAACGTGATTGAAGAATGGCATCCTTGGACCAAAAACATTGGAAACAACTCAACTGTATAGGGAAAAGAAAAGTCATATGAAGGGAATAGGACCAATGGTGAATGTGGAGATTTTAAATCCAAGAGCTGACTTAGCTTTTCTATTGTGATATAGATGCATATAGTTATTTAAGCAAGAATGTATTTTGGGTATGGTCCTTGGTTACGGAAAAGTTTAACATGGTTAAGATTATTTTTGGTTTGATGATCTTTCTTGTAACCGAGTAATTATATACAAAACCgggtataaaaaatattagcatTGTTTGTTTTTCTGTTGGCTTGTTAAACTTGAATGTAACCAATGATGTAATAAATTATCGTgtaatgaaattattttattttgagttgTTGCCTATACCATTTAACTTTTTCAAGATAAGCATCTCCAAGCTTTTGCAAATGTCATTAAACTCAAACTGCAGTATATCACCCGTTTGGTTAGAAAATACGGAAACTTGTTATAGCAATGAAACGTTATTGTAACCGATGAGGGATGACTTTTACAAAACCAGCTATAAGAACATTTAACCGGTTATAAAAAAGTTTAGATGTATATAGTTATTTAAGAAAGAATGTCTTCTGGGTATATTCCTCGGTTACAGAAAAGTTTAGTCTGGTTAAGATTATTTTTGGTTGGATAATCTTTCTTGTAGCCAGGGATTATTTTTACAAGACcggttaaaatatttttagcatTGTTCACTTTCCTGTTGGTATGTTAAACTTTCTTGTAACCAATGATGTAATAAATTATCATGTAATGAAATTGTTTTATCGTCAAGTTATTATCTATACCATTTAACTTTTGTAAGATAAGCATTTCTAAGCTTTTGCAAATGTGATTAAACTCAAACAGCCGTATATCGCCCTTGTTTGGTtagaaaatatggaaacttgtTACAGAAATGAAATGTTCTTGTGACCGATGAGGGATGGGTTTACCGGTTATAAGAAAGTTTAGCAtgattttctttctcttttggcTTGTTAAACTTTCTTGTAACcaattatgtaatatattatcacgtaataaaattgatttattatataagtTGTTGCTTATACCATTTAACTTTCGTAAAATAAGCAGCCCTAAACTTTTACAAGTGTGATTAAACTCAAACATTAGTCACATAAAGCTAAACTTTTTTCCCGAATTGGCAAGAACTCACAGATCTCATAAAGAAATCCAAATTACACAGATACATTAGAAAGATAAAGATAAAGAACCCCAGAGAACTTGCTAAGTGTTAAAGCTCATTCTTGTAGATATTAACTATCCCAATTGCACCGAGGCTTACAGTTTTACCCAGAACCTTTCTCTTGAGGTAATAGTTCACAAGTTCCTCGTCAGTCGGATGAAATTGAAACCAGGAGCGAGCGAAGTCTCTGCCACAGAAGTTGTTGGCGCAGAAGCAGAAAGCGGCGAGGACTCAACAGCCGTAGATTCACAACCCACTAAAGTGAAGACTGTACTTATTTCCGGGGTTTCTCTTTTCTCAAAACTTCAGTAGATGAACACCCAAAAGAAAGTTGTTTCCTATTAGAATAGAAGAGAGACATGATTTTTGAGATGCGATAGCAagaaatattataatttcaattttgaAAACTTTGGTTGAAAATCTAgatttctctaatttttttagCTGACACAAAGAtatagataagaaaaaaaagatctttGTGAATCTCCCTGTAAGATTTTGCCTAATATTCTATTTGTTTCTGTTGTTTATTATGTATTGTTTATTATGTAGGGGCATCAGAGTCATATTCGAATTTGTACAGTGAACGAATAGTAGTTTTTGGTATATTGCTCAATAACAGATAATGTGTTGGTAAGAGGCCTAATTTCCCTTATATAAAAGCATCTCTCTGTTTTATTCTTTTGTTAATATTTGATAGTATTTAAAAcatgctatttgctatattGATAATTTTGTTGCATATTTCCAATGCAGAGCTAAATGATGATGCGTTGAATGTGATTGGGTTGATGATGATATGGTTTGACGACGATGACTTGGATTGGGATAGTAAAGAAAGCCAAATATATGTGTTATGaaatgaaatagaaaaataagaatAGAGTTATTGTATTGACTGATTTCTTGGAGATATATTCTATGTCGTTAGCTATGTGGGTAGTTTAGTTggtctttttttatttcttattttaccCTTAATGAGCTTTTAAATATTAAGCAAATCCATGATAGCATGAAAAGTAATATTCCATGGAAAAGTGAgggtaaatctaaaaaaaagatcctgatttaatagtattgatatgttGATTTAGTAACGCCAGGCttttattcatttaatttttatgacCCAGTTTAATTAAGTACTTCTTAATTAAACTTAATAGAAAATATGTTGATTTAGTAACGCCAGGCttttattcatttaatttttattttgtgagaAAGATATTTTCACAAATGTGcattaaaatgatataaaatcaTACGTGGCATATCATATCTGATATTccaattaatttatataacttaATTTTTAGATTCAATAGAAAGTATATGTTCATTTGAGGGGGCCGGGAGCCACCAACGTAGAGATTAAGTTAGGATATTTGTGTCCAATCAGCAAAAGGAGGAGGCTTATGTAAATTCGTTAtcaatatcaaaataataaaaaaaaatagtcaaagAAAAAACGACACCGTGAGTATTGGTATGAAAAACAATCAGGGAGTGTTGTAACTTTGGAAGTACAATCTATTttagtttagcaaaaaaaaatgtacaatCTATTTTTTCAGACGGCATAATTTTCTTTAGAGACCAGAATTTACGACATCAGTTACAACTAGTAACTGAGCTATATATGTGCGTGTTAAATACTCCTTCCgcttcatattatttgtcgttctaaccttatatacacagattaaaaaaatatttaattttacagatttcaaaaataaaaatactattaccaatacatctaaccatatatcaaccaatagaaaaatagaatagaaaatattgtcaataaattttgcattaaaaaccgaaaacgacacttattttgaaacaaaaaatttcccCTATAACGATAAGTAATTCGAAACGAAGGGAGTAACTAAGAAGTGTGACGATGGTTTGTGGATCCAGAGTCCAGACCATAGTCTTTCAACCAAGCAGTAGAGTCAATATGGCATATGCATAATATTGTCATTTTGATACACCAGAATTATATTTCTTCCTGCCTTTCGTCcccgtatatatatttttttctttattaactGTCGATTTTAAATGATATTGTTTATAGACGTGGACCATTTAAGTCGTGTTGTTGGTTAACCGGTGCTTGTAGTATAGTGGTGATTAATTTGACTGTCAAATCTAATACGGTAAAATCAATAGAGTTTAAATCCTCACCACCGAAATATAAAACTTTTGGCATCGGCAAGAATATGAaaccaaaaaatagaaaaaggtCTCTTGccgaaattagaaaaaaatgttttctttatcaaaaaaaaagaatatgaaacCAATACGTAAACCAAAAATGTAGATTGTTAATACGTGGCTAGTCTAAATTCATTTGGATAGAAATCAGGATACTcctttataattaaaaagatagtgctattggtttataaaaataatctcGTATGGtccgttctttttttttttttttttttttccattccAAAATGAGATACTGTTTTCGAATACACTTGTttgaaataaaaactaaaacagaggAAAATAGTACTATGTTAAGGGATCATAAAAGAAGAAACACTTGTGAAGCAGAGTCTGATGAGCAGGAGAGACGTGAGATCGAAAGAGACTGCGACTTAGGCATCGAAGTAGCGGAACCACAGCTGCAAATAAGACTCATTCGCCGATGAAGATTGCTGGAGCCTACGAGAAATAGCAGGCAAAAGCGCACGATCCAAACCAATTAACTTGGCTTTGAGAGTAACCTTACATTCCTTGACTATAAGAAGTGAGGGTCTGGACTTAAAAGCGTACGGTCCGTTCTTATCATCTTCTGAAGAGACTACCACAAGAACATCACCTTACCAGCTACTTATCTATTTCTTAATTGAAAGCTTACACTAAACACTTAATAAGCCAACCGAATACTACTAAGTACTAACTAAACAAATGTTTTCGTCGTTTACTTtgttcaagattttttttttaacgtgttgcagttaaaaaaactttttgctAAAAGGTTTAAAAATGTTATGAACCATCAGTTAAAAGTGACCATTCATTGGTTTTGTAGTTTATATAGTTTGAAGCTTATAAATCGTTTCTAACTCACAATTTGAATGAAAACAATTTAAAGACATGCATCTTAAATGTTATATGTAGCAAactatagattttaaattaacaCGGATACATAAAGAAACTAGCAAAATTAACAACACACGAATCTATGTCTTAAAGAAGCCATATAACACACAAACTATGTCACAATAGAGACACACAAACACATGACGGGAAAATACTACTTGAACTTGTTATCGTTTACAATCCAAATACTTTCTAAGGTACAACAAAATATCATTTGAAGGCTACCGGAGAGTAGACTGCACGCGCTTGATACGCGGCGGCTCTACTGTCTGCTTGGAGTCGAAAGAAAGTCGAGATGGAAGAAAAGCCTCCAGGATCATTGTCTTCACCAACTTCCTCTCTTTTGGGAACACACTCCCTTGTTTCGGCCACAAGCGTCGTCGCCGCCACTCTCCATCCTCTACCGCCACCGCTTTTGCTACTGAGCTCATCGATCTTTACTTATCtatgtcttcttctctcttatCGTCTTAATTGTGTGCACACA
The Raphanus sativus cultivar WK10039 chromosome 1, ASM80110v3, whole genome shotgun sequence DNA segment above includes these coding regions:
- the LOC108812240 gene encoding uncharacterized protein LOC108812240; translation: MSSVAKAVAVEDGEWRRRRLWPKQGSVFPKERKLVKTMILEAFLPSRLSFDSKQTVEPPRIKRVQSTLR